The following are encoded in a window of Lactobacillus acidophilus genomic DNA:
- a CDS encoding helix-turn-helix domain-containing protein, with the protein MKKEINLALIRERRLKRGFSNEDMAKSLGLASSDKYFRREHGIYKFQASELPALSKKLGIPLEKFFI; encoded by the coding sequence ATGAAAAAAGAAATTAACTTAGCTTTGATTCGTGAAAGACGATTAAAGCGAGGCTTCAGCAATGAGGATATGGCGAAAAGTCTAGGACTAGCTAGTTCCGATAAGTACTTTCGGAGAGAACATGGTATTTATAAGTTTCAAGCCTCAGAACTTCCAGCCCTTTCTAAGAAACTGGGTATTCCTTTAGAAAAATTTTTTATTTAA